One part of the Methanofastidiosum sp. genome encodes these proteins:
- a CDS encoding phage tail tube protein translates to MAYTKGDVFVKKESTWGVGVDPTSPTSGIDEILGLDSEYEYGLENQITAVNPAAMAYPSEISYHTAKARGKIDFVYNGALPFALMLGGISNSDPLEDESPYTWTITPSGTPIPFTTSCLMKGTNDKIAQILGCYAKSLSFKMGLNEPASGTLDIVGKDLDLNNPFTAPTTVAVDDSKAWKPHEFTYSIGAISGITYITDLEFSISRGIDVGHGLAARSPSTAYSGKFEAINGSITAYIPDSITANEIEQLVLGGTSTNEALAAKDIVIDKGYADEASDSLKITLSNCIFSDYSAVFPLDTKMSYKFSFSGTSAEVFWEAPFAKTNW, encoded by the coding sequence ATGGCTTATACAAAAGGAGACGTTTTTGTAAAAAAGGAAAGCACGTGGGGAGTTGGTGTTGATCCAACTTCACCCACAAGCGGAATAGATGAGATATTGGGCCTGGACTCTGAATATGAGTACGGCCTTGAAAATCAGATAACTGCTGTAAATCCGGCCGCAATGGCATACCCTTCAGAGATATCATACCACACTGCAAAGGCAAGGGGGAAGATAGATTTCGTATATAACGGGGCACTGCCGTTTGCGCTGATGCTCGGAGGGATTTCAAATTCAGATCCCCTAGAAGATGAATCGCCTTACACATGGACGATAACGCCCTCAGGCACTCCAATTCCTTTCACAACTTCTTGCCTCATGAAAGGGACAAATGACAAGATAGCGCAGATTCTTGGGTGCTACGCAAAGAGCCTATCATTTAAGATGGGACTAAACGAGCCGGCATCTGGAACTCTCGACATTGTTGGAAAGGACCTGGATTTAAACAATCCTTTCACTGCCCCAACAACAGTCGCAGTTGATGACTCAAAAGCATGGAAGCCCCATGAGTTCACATATTCTATAGGTGCAATATCGGGCATCACATACATAACGGATCTAGAATTTTCAATCTCAAGAGGCATTGATGTAGGACACGGCCTTGCTGCAAGATCCCCCTCGACAGCATACTCCGGAAAGTTTGAGGCAATAAATGGATCAATAACAGCTTACATCCCAGACTCAATAACTGCAAACGAAATAGAGCAGCTGGTGCTTGGCGGGACCTCTACAAATGAAGCACTTGCTGCAAAGGATATTGTAATTGACAAGGGCTATGCAGACGAGGCATCAGATTCTCTAAAGATAACTCTTTCAAACTGCATCTTTTCAGACTACAGCGCAGTATTCCCCCTTGACACAAAGATGAGCTACAAGTTTTCATTCTCTGGCACATCCGCAGAAGTTTTTTGGGAGGCACCTTTTGCAAAGACCAACTGGTGA